In one window of Saprospiraceae bacterium DNA:
- a CDS encoding amino acid permease yields MKNKLTLMDAILIVSGSMIGSGIFKVSPDIARTVGGPGWLLLIWALAGVISILGALSLGELAGMFPKAGGPYVFLKEAFNPLTGFLYGWTVFLVVQCGTIAAVAVAFASYFGELVPIFHEDHILFNLGNWSIRSTQVLGIAVIALLTYLNSKGLNYGKIILRIFTFAKLFSLFGLIALGIFVFGNWEIWQANLDHFWNLSPSYSLDASGQYILKELSGTVLLSAIGVALVGSLFSCDAWNNVTFIAGEMENPEKNIPKSLFFGVLIVVSLYILANVSYLFLLPFYGSPDGTDTLTKGIQFANDNRIGTAAAFMMFGQVATVIMAFLIMISTFGCNNGIIFASARVYQAMAQDGLFFKNMKENNTHGVPGNALWIQFVWASLLCLSGKYGDLLDYVMFAVMFFAIITIAGLFVLRVKRPDAHRPYKAFGYPVVPALYILLAGLFCVNLLFQKPQYSFPGLLIVALGIPVYYFWKRRKTEEGKMKIMDND; encoded by the coding sequence ATGAAGAATAAGCTCACCTTGATGGATGCCATACTGATCGTATCGGGCTCCATGATTGGCTCCGGAATTTTCAAAGTGAGTCCGGATATCGCCAGAACGGTCGGAGGTCCCGGGTGGTTGTTGTTGATCTGGGCATTGGCTGGGGTAATATCTATATTGGGTGCATTGAGTTTAGGTGAACTGGCAGGAATGTTCCCGAAAGCCGGAGGACCTTATGTATTCCTTAAAGAAGCTTTTAATCCGCTTACGGGATTTTTATATGGCTGGACAGTCTTCCTGGTTGTACAATGCGGAACCATCGCTGCTGTAGCGGTGGCATTCGCCAGTTATTTTGGGGAGCTGGTTCCGATATTTCACGAAGATCATATATTATTTAACCTCGGAAACTGGTCCATCAGATCTACCCAGGTTTTAGGAATTGCGGTAATCGCCCTGCTCACCTATCTGAACAGCAAGGGTCTCAATTATGGAAAGATCATCTTAAGAATTTTTACGTTTGCCAAATTGTTTTCATTATTCGGCCTGATTGCTCTTGGAATTTTTGTTTTTGGCAATTGGGAAATCTGGCAAGCTAATCTCGACCATTTCTGGAATCTCAGTCCGAGTTATAGTCTGGATGCTTCCGGACAATACATTCTCAAAGAACTTTCCGGTACTGTTTTGTTATCAGCTATAGGTGTAGCCCTGGTGGGTTCTTTATTTTCCTGCGATGCATGGAACAACGTAACTTTTATTGCAGGGGAAATGGAAAATCCCGAAAAAAACATACCAAAGAGTTTATTTTTCGGCGTCCTGATCGTGGTTTCACTTTATATCCTCGCCAATGTCTCCTATTTATTTTTATTGCCATTTTATGGAAGTCCAGATGGTACTGATACCTTGACAAAGGGAATTCAATTTGCCAATGACAACAGAATAGGTACTGCTGCAGCATTCATGATGTTCGGACAAGTTGCTACAGTCATCATGGCTTTTCTGATCATGATTTCCACTTTCGGATGTAATAATGGAATCATTTTCGCAAGTGCGCGCGTATATCAGGCCATGGCGCAGGATGGATTGTTTTTCAAAAACATGAAAGAAAATAACACTCATGGCGTTCCGGGCAATGCACTGTGGATCCAGTTTGTCTGGGCTTCCCTTCTTTGTTTATCCGGCAAATACGGCGATTTACTGGATTATGTGATGTTTGCAGTCATGTTTTTTGCAATCATAACCATTGCAGGATTATTTGTACTTCGGGTAAAAAGACCGGATGCCCACAGACCCTACAAAGCATTTGGTTATCCTGTTGTCCCCGCTTTATACATACTGTTGGCAGGTTTGTTTTGCGTAAACCTGCTCTTCCAAAAACCTCAATATTCATTTCCGGGACTTTTGATCGTTGCATTGGGAATCCCCGTTTATTATTTTTGGAAAAGAAGGAAGACAGAAGAGGGAAAGATGAAGATAATGGATAATGATTAA
- a CDS encoding amino acid permease, protein MKNLFKVKPFDHLHAEAADSSKGLKRTLSATNLVSLGIGAIIGTGIFVLTGTAAAEHAGPALVLAFILSGIGCAFAGLCYAEYASMIPISGSAYAYSYSTLGEFIAWIIGWDLILEYLFGASTVAVGWSGYFVSILKDFGVYLPPELIASTGTKLVNIPNEGWQTLNSSVSDKLAAASIDPASLESATALFNFPAVFIIGLLTVLLVIGIKESANFNNIIVLIKLAVIILFIIFGFNYIQSENWVPFIPERIIDVDGRGHYGWFGIVTAAGVIFFAYIGFDAVSTLAQEAKNPQKDMPIGILGSLVVCTILYILVALVMTGIVNYKELNVPAPIALAIDKTGESLEWLRFPIKIGAIAGLSSVILVMLMGQPRIFFSMAKDGLLPPVFAKVHSKYKTPHVTTILTGVVAAFFAGILPINILGELVSIGTLFAFVIVCIGIIVLRKNKPDLPRPFKTPWVPAVPILGALICFAQMLGLPMDTWLRLIVWMVLGISIYFFYGIKHSKVQNG, encoded by the coding sequence ATGAAAAATCTCTTTAAAGTTAAACCTTTCGATCATCTTCATGCAGAAGCTGCTGATTCGAGCAAAGGATTAAAACGGACCTTAAGTGCGACAAACCTGGTCAGTCTGGGTATCGGGGCTATAATTGGGACTGGTATTTTTGTCCTGACCGGTACTGCTGCTGCCGAACATGCCGGGCCGGCTTTGGTTCTTGCTTTTATATTATCTGGCATCGGCTGTGCTTTTGCAGGCTTGTGTTATGCCGAGTATGCTTCGATGATCCCTATTTCCGGAAGTGCCTATGCATATTCTTATTCTACTTTAGGTGAATTCATCGCATGGATCATAGGGTGGGATCTGATCCTCGAATATTTGTTTGGGGCTTCCACAGTTGCAGTTGGATGGTCCGGATATTTTGTGAGTATCCTGAAAGATTTTGGCGTGTATTTACCGCCGGAGTTGATAGCATCCACCGGAACTAAGTTGGTCAATATCCCCAATGAAGGGTGGCAGACCCTAAACTCAAGTGTCTCCGATAAACTTGCAGCAGCATCGATAGATCCGGCAAGTCTTGAATCAGCGACAGCCCTATTCAATTTTCCTGCCGTATTCATTATAGGTTTATTGACTGTTTTGCTGGTTATCGGGATCAAAGAATCTGCAAATTTCAATAACATCATCGTATTGATAAAACTGGCAGTCATTATATTATTTATCATTTTTGGATTCAATTACATTCAATCCGAAAACTGGGTGCCGTTTATTCCTGAACGCATCATTGACGTAGATGGGAGAGGACACTACGGTTGGTTTGGTATTGTTACTGCTGCGGGTGTGATCTTTTTTGCCTACATTGGATTTGATGCAGTGTCGACATTGGCACAGGAAGCCAAAAACCCTCAAAAGGATATGCCGATTGGTATTCTGGGTTCGTTGGTTGTTTGTACGATCCTGTATATTTTAGTTGCATTGGTGATGACGGGAATTGTGAATTACAAGGAATTGAATGTACCCGCTCCAATTGCTCTCGCTATCGACAAGACCGGCGAATCTTTAGAGTGGTTGAGATTTCCAATAAAAATAGGAGCCATTGCCGGATTAAGTTCAGTGATTCTGGTGATGTTGATGGGGCAGCCTCGTATCTTTTTCTCCATGGCAAAGGATGGACTGCTTCCTCCCGTTTTCGCAAAAGTTCATTCCAAGTATAAAACCCCTCACGTTACTACCATACTAACTGGTGTTGTTGCGGCATTTTTTGCAGGTATTTTGCCTATTAATATACTTGGCGAATTGGTTTCAATAGGAACTTTGTTTGCCTTTGTCATTGTATGTATCGGAATCATTGTATTGCGTAAAAATAAGCCAGATCTGCCAAGGCCATTCAAAACCCCCTGGGTACCGGCAGTACCTATTCTTGGAGCTTTGATCTGTTTTGCCCAAATGTTGGGACTTCCCATGGATACCTGGTTGCGTCTGATCGTTTGGATGGTTCTCGGAATTTCCATTTATTTCTTTTACGGAATCAAACACAGTAAGGTGCAGAATGGATGA
- a CDS encoding MotA/TolQ/ExbB proton channel family protein: MQLLTLLWAEKATDAAAEAVAKTSIVDIILSSGPIGVGIISIQLVLSFVALYIFIERFLSFKALAKEDERVMQNLRANIGSGNIQVIQSICAGSDTPLARMVEKGLSRLGRPMPEIENAIENVGRVETFRLEKKVTYLSLIARIAPMFGFLGTIMGVIKIFYDISLSDNLSVGVISGGLYQKMLTSAGGLLVGIVAFLGYYFLTMMLDELVNKLERRSIEFMDILHTPVK; the protein is encoded by the coding sequence ATGCAGTTACTCACCTTACTTTGGGCAGAAAAAGCCACAGATGCCGCAGCAGAAGCAGTTGCAAAGACCAGTATTGTCGATATCATTTTATCGAGCGGACCGATTGGTGTTGGGATCATTTCCATCCAATTGGTACTTTCCTTTGTAGCACTTTACATTTTTATTGAGCGTTTTCTGAGCTTTAAAGCTCTTGCCAAGGAAGATGAACGCGTCATGCAGAACCTGAGAGCGAACATTGGCAGTGGAAATATTCAAGTCATCCAAAGTATTTGTGCGGGCAGCGACACTCCACTCGCGCGAATGGTAGAAAAAGGATTGTCCAGATTGGGTCGCCCCATGCCTGAGATTGAAAATGCAATTGAAAACGTCGGTAGAGTTGAAACATTCCGCCTGGAAAAAAAGGTTACTTACCTTTCATTGATTGCAAGAATAGCTCCTATGTTTGGATTTCTTGGTACCATCATGGGGGTCATTAAAATCTTTTACGACATCTCTTTATCAGATAATTTATCTGTTGGTGTCATTTCCGGAGGTTTGTACCAAAAGATGCTGACATCTGCGGGTGGATTGTTGGTTGGTATCGTTGCATTTCTGGGATATTATTTTTTAACCATGATGCTCGATGAGTTGGTAAACAAGCTGGAGAGAAGAAGTATCGAGTTTATGGACATCCTGCACACACCCGTTAAATAA
- a CDS encoding OmpA family protein: MKNIISKLLILLPFLCFGQKENKALVENYQKLAPDEAVRAILIDKKNYKWLGTDRGLYRMISMELDAELMSSDSVAAITEDKKELVWYGNRNQQLITEDKNQTIELAIKGAQIKCMAYYKGDIWVGTDKGLFRVSDDQGRILNHYTSKNSKLNKEGINSLYVDPKNRFWVGTDGGIIKIEDKDWDIYEKSSKFNGAISSTEGTWLLAEDRMWLVYEEDGRERWQDAAVKRGLSKGPVRALASDSKGRIYVASELLVQFDPYTDHTLLLDEDYGFVSSQTLSLACDKNDDLWVGTADRGLFRIDILDGEEQAFSVIAYSKGELKCAGDKTASVIAIAKGGKTPYSYLWSDGVTKLSSRDSLGAGTYVVTVTDAEAEDYVATIKIKEPDPIQVTVVSKSPVSAVNRKDGKATIEIHGGTGIYRTLWSNGRSGLSNSNLAAGKQGIRIMDQNNCILNYNIIIDQPKVIADLDRKKITVGQTLQINQLFFDADSAVINDRSFAVLNEIYDFLVNNKDVVIEIGGHTNSIPPHEYCDRLSTSRAKNVADFLIQKGISASQVQHKGYGKRVPIASNDTAAGRLKNQRVELKIIAMN; this comes from the coding sequence ATGAAGAACATTATCAGCAAATTACTAATCCTGCTGCCCTTCCTTTGCTTTGGCCAAAAAGAAAACAAGGCTTTGGTTGAAAACTACCAGAAGTTGGCTCCCGATGAAGCAGTCCGGGCCATCCTCATCGACAAGAAAAATTATAAATGGCTGGGAACCGACCGGGGTTTGTACCGAATGATTTCAATGGAACTCGATGCGGAATTGATGAGTTCTGATTCTGTTGCAGCTATTACCGAAGATAAAAAGGAATTGGTTTGGTATGGGAACCGCAACCAGCAATTGATAACCGAAGATAAAAATCAGACTATTGAACTTGCGATCAAAGGAGCTCAAATAAAATGTATGGCCTATTATAAGGGGGATATTTGGGTAGGTACGGACAAAGGTCTATTCCGGGTGTCGGACGATCAGGGCAGAATTTTAAACCATTATACCAGTAAAAACTCCAAACTAAATAAAGAAGGTATCAATTCGCTTTATGTCGATCCTAAAAACAGATTTTGGGTAGGAACTGATGGAGGCATTATCAAAATCGAAGATAAAGATTGGGATATTTATGAGAAAAGTTCAAAATTCAATGGAGCCATATCTTCGACTGAAGGAACCTGGTTATTGGCAGAAGACCGGATGTGGTTGGTTTATGAAGAAGATGGCCGCGAACGCTGGCAGGATGCTGCTGTAAAAAGAGGCCTCAGCAAGGGCCCTGTAAGAGCGCTCGCTTCCGATAGCAAAGGAAGAATTTACGTAGCTTCAGAGCTGTTGGTTCAATTTGATCCGTATACAGACCATACGCTCTTACTGGATGAAGACTATGGTTTTGTTTCTTCGCAAACCCTGTCACTGGCTTGTGATAAAAATGACGACTTATGGGTGGGTACCGCTGACCGCGGACTCTTCAGAATAGACATTCTCGATGGCGAAGAACAAGCTTTCAGTGTCATTGCATACAGTAAAGGTGAATTAAAATGTGCCGGAGATAAAACAGCATCCGTCATTGCCATTGCTAAAGGAGGTAAAACACCCTATAGCTACCTGTGGTCTGATGGAGTTACAAAGCTGAGCAGCAGAGACAGTCTGGGTGCAGGCACCTATGTGGTAACCGTAACGGATGCCGAGGCAGAAGACTATGTTGCCACAATAAAAATAAAAGAACCCGATCCGATTCAGGTCACGGTCGTTTCCAAATCTCCGGTCTCAGCAGTCAACCGAAAAGATGGAAAAGCAACCATTGAAATTCATGGCGGCACGGGTATCTACAGAACCTTGTGGTCGAATGGACGCTCGGGTCTGAGCAACAGCAACCTTGCCGCTGGGAAACAGGGAATCCGCATTATGGATCAGAATAATTGCATACTCAATTACAACATCATTATCGATCAACCTAAGGTCATTGCCGATCTGGACCGCAAAAAAATTACTGTAGGTCAGACTCTGCAAATAAATCAATTGTTTTTTGATGCCGACTCCGCAGTCATTAACGATCGTTCGTTTGCGGTTCTTAACGAAATTTATGACTTCCTGGTGAACAATAAGGATGTTGTTATCGAAATTGGCGGACATACGAATTCCATTCCACCACACGAATATTGTGACCGGCTTAGCACTTCACGCGCTAAAAACGTTGCCGATTTTTTGATTCAGAAAGGTATTTCTGCATCGCAGGTTCAACATAAAGGATATGGAAAAAGAGTTCCCATCGCAAGCAATGACACTGCAGCAGGCAGGCTTAAAAATCAGCGGGTAGAACTTAAAATAATTGCTATGAATTAA
- a CDS encoding T9SS type A sorting domain-containing protein, whose translation MKLLNEIISKKLRNYLFPIILSLGSGNHFFAQCIPPMSEICDTAHVLCSLDQLNGYTCANSSTTPNPCSPLCSQGGVGHNTSWWAFVTQGGNITLSLSIGGCVTSQGLQFGIWEDCSCGTEILCRSIPCVPPGAEERFTVNLQACKMYYLWVDGCSGDVCDFTLSTQGGGIPQMNDLKKINNIDSEKISVCEGACDVSFFVPVDSNGCEPYFIWELGTKEVGRQKRSIKLSFPDTGVFKLCATAVIGNPSTGSICSQPSKKCIEITVNPKSGVISGPARQICYYDLPYAWGNTVVTANGEYKSQFIDSTNCCIFDSLLTFVVIDDGIPPCIRKPYIKGKVFLDQNNNRTYDTLEDILSNRLILNSPSQTISFSNKLGYTLFLDSGQLNSITAPLPLPKFYDQFPDNYLVKPLNGFGQVPGNFDFAVVNTDSIDLEVHLACSQARRGFGQYPVYISIKNLGGSDAIGFKLELAFPSNWVFESSTRLTPTQIQGNKIFFEYMDKLSPNADLQFICYFTVPQTTNIGTPYEFLVEVSNPEDLYKEDNISKCGGRVTGSYDPNDKAVNKTFVEDTLTPYKELIYTIRFQNTGNDTAFTVFIRDTLDPLLDARSIRLLQSSHTCQLTGDQLGIYELIFNDILLPDSTTDNLGSQGFAQFSVTTTPSFYSGKIIKNSASIYFDNNEPVHTNVVTTEYLIVSNKDFHQGGIDFEVYPNPFGEELIVKFNELRDADQFILEVTDPRGSSLVQYKVSEGVVLKLDTQSWSSGIYHLLLKTTQQRVVSSKEVLKY comes from the coding sequence ATGAAACTACTGAATGAAATTATTTCCAAGAAGTTAAGAAATTATTTATTTCCAATCATTTTGAGTCTTGGAAGTGGCAATCATTTTTTCGCCCAATGTATTCCTCCCATGTCTGAAATTTGTGATACAGCTCACGTGTTATGTTCTTTGGATCAGTTAAACGGTTACACGTGCGCTAACTCCAGTACGACACCAAACCCCTGCAGCCCACTTTGTTCGCAAGGGGGTGTTGGACATAATACCAGCTGGTGGGCTTTTGTTACCCAGGGAGGGAATATAACCTTGAGTTTATCCATTGGAGGATGTGTCACTTCTCAAGGTCTGCAATTTGGTATATGGGAAGATTGCTCCTGTGGCACAGAGATTTTATGCAGGTCCATACCGTGTGTACCGCCCGGTGCTGAAGAACGCTTCACCGTGAATCTTCAAGCTTGTAAAATGTATTACTTATGGGTTGATGGCTGTTCCGGAGATGTTTGTGATTTTACATTGAGTACTCAGGGTGGAGGAATTCCACAAATGAATGATCTTAAAAAAATCAATAATATAGATAGTGAAAAAATCTCTGTTTGCGAGGGAGCATGTGATGTCTCATTTTTTGTACCTGTTGACTCCAATGGTTGTGAACCCTATTTCATTTGGGAATTGGGAACAAAAGAGGTTGGACGTCAAAAACGTTCCATTAAACTGAGTTTTCCAGATACCGGAGTTTTTAAGCTATGCGCAACGGCTGTCATTGGAAATCCAAGCACTGGATCAATTTGCTCCCAGCCTTCCAAGAAATGTATAGAAATTACTGTAAATCCTAAATCCGGAGTGATTAGCGGACCTGCCAGACAAATTTGTTATTATGACCTGCCTTATGCTTGGGGAAATACTGTCGTCACCGCCAACGGTGAGTACAAGAGCCAATTTATAGACTCCACCAACTGTTGTATTTTCGATTCCTTGTTAACGTTCGTGGTCATCGATGACGGAATTCCACCTTGTATCCGAAAACCATACATCAAGGGCAAGGTCTTTTTAGATCAGAACAACAACAGAACCTATGATACCCTTGAGGATATTTTATCAAACCGTTTAATCCTCAATTCTCCATCTCAAACTATCAGTTTTTCTAACAAATTGGGCTATACACTTTTTCTGGATTCAGGACAGCTGAATTCCATTACTGCTCCGCTGCCTTTGCCAAAATTTTATGACCAGTTTCCCGATAATTATTTAGTAAAGCCGCTGAATGGCTTTGGACAAGTTCCGGGCAATTTTGATTTTGCAGTTGTAAACACAGACTCCATAGACCTGGAAGTCCATTTAGCTTGCAGTCAAGCGAGAAGAGGTTTTGGTCAATATCCAGTTTACATTAGCATTAAAAACCTCGGTGGCTCAGATGCAATAGGATTTAAACTCGAATTGGCTTTTCCTTCCAATTGGGTATTCGAATCCAGCACTCGACTCACTCCAACGCAGATACAGGGCAATAAAATCTTTTTTGAATACATGGATAAATTATCTCCCAATGCGGATTTGCAATTTATTTGTTACTTCACCGTACCTCAAACAACAAACATTGGGACTCCTTACGAATTTCTAGTTGAAGTCTCAAACCCGGAAGATTTATATAAAGAAGATAACATTTCAAAATGTGGCGGTCGGGTTACCGGCTCTTATGATCCAAACGACAAAGCCGTTAATAAAACTTTTGTTGAAGACACATTAACTCCATATAAAGAACTTATTTATACCATACGATTTCAAAACACAGGCAACGACACGGCATTTACAGTATTCATTCGTGATACCTTAGACCCATTGCTGGATGCACGCTCGATTCGTTTATTGCAATCCAGTCATACTTGCCAATTGACCGGTGATCAGTTGGGGATTTATGAATTAATTTTTAATGACATTTTATTACCAGACAGCACGACAGACAATTTAGGATCTCAGGGTTTTGCCCAATTTTCAGTAACTACAACACCAAGCTTTTATTCAGGAAAAATAATAAAAAATTCTGCTTCCATTTATTTTGATAACAATGAGCCCGTTCATACAAATGTTGTAACAACGGAGTACCTCATCGTCAGTAACAAGGACTTTCATCAAGGTGGTATTGATTTCGAAGTTTATCCAAATCCTTTTGGCGAAGAACTGATTGTAAAATTTAACGAATTACGAGATGCTGATCAATTCATTTTAGAAGTTACAGATCCAAGAGGGTCATCTTTAGTTCAATATAAAGTCAGTGAGGGTGTTGTGTTAAAATTAGATACACAATCATGGTCTTCCGGAATTTATCATTTGCTTTTAAAAACTACTCAACAGCGTGTTGTTTCGTCTAAAGAAGTTTTGAAGTATTGA
- a CDS encoding biopolymer transporter ExbD — MNIRGRRRETAELSVESLNDIMFFLLLFFLIVSTLANPNVIKLLLPSSKQSEQTTTKPIAISVTSDKRYYIEQKEVPYNQLETSLRKYLKNVPDLTCVIRMDQGLTVQDLVEVLQIGVNLKVKMVLATENPD; from the coding sequence ATGAACATTAGGGGAAGAAGAAGGGAAACCGCTGAGTTGAGTGTCGAATCGCTCAACGATATCATGTTTTTTCTTTTGTTATTTTTCTTGATCGTTTCCACTCTGGCAAATCCAAATGTGATCAAACTTTTGCTTCCTTCTTCCAAACAAAGTGAGCAAACCACCACAAAGCCCATTGCCATTTCTGTAACAAGCGATAAAAGGTATTACATCGAACAAAAGGAAGTACCCTACAATCAATTAGAAACAAGTCTTCGCAAGTATTTAAAAAATGTTCCGGACCTGACCTGTGTGATCAGGATGGATCAGGGTTTAACGGTCCAGGATCTGGTGGAAGTATTGCAAATCGGAGTTAACCTGAAAGTGAAGATGGTGCTTGCGACAGAAAATCCGGATTAA